A window of the Lactuca sativa cultivar Salinas chromosome 5, Lsat_Salinas_v11, whole genome shotgun sequence genome harbors these coding sequences:
- the LOC111910274 gene encoding uncharacterized protein LOC111910274 isoform X1, whose amino-acid sequence MIPQLLQIFKDSTSKNLQMEATGEANIGSLLDKINPPLLEDAGLEDCALHPDSIQEAFLKAATAVRSHVFHDSDDESEGDCIEDPWPGNEFGGDRLVGITTETDPPGACAPKKGGELPEVIGDEVVIGEREGMPDKVVEPEVQMRRRSHVLMDCED is encoded by the exons ATGATTCCTCAACTTCTTCAAATATTCAA GGATTCAACTTCCAAGAATTTGCAAATGGAAGCCACCGGAGAAGCTAATATTGGTAGCTTGTTGGATAAAATCAACCCACCGCTACTCGAAGATGCAGGCCTTGAGGATTGTGCACTTCATCCGGACTCCATACAAGAAGCCTTCCTGAAGGCGGCCACCGCTGTTCGCTCACATGTTTTCCACGATTCCGATGATGAATCAGAAGGAGACTGCATCGAAGATCCATGGCCTGGAAATGAATTTGGAGGTGACAGACTCGTCGGAATCACAACCGAGACTGATCCTCCGGGGGCTTGTGCTCCAAAGAAAGGCGGTGAATTGCCGGAGGTGATAGGAGACGAGGTGGTTATAGGCGAAAGAGAGGGTATGCCGGATAAGGTGGTGGAACCGGAGGTGCAGATGAGGCGGAGAAGTCATGTGTTGATGGATTGCGAGGATTGA
- the LOC111910274 gene encoding uncharacterized protein LOC111910274 isoform X3, with amino-acid sequence MDSTSKNLQMEATGEANIGSLLDKINPPLLEDAGLEDCALHPDSIQEAFLKAATAVRSHVFHDSDDESEGDCIEDPWPGNEFGGDRLVGITTETDPPGACAPKKGGELPEVIGDEVVIGEREGMPDKVVEPEVQMRRRSHVLMDCED; translated from the exons AT GGATTCAACTTCCAAGAATTTGCAAATGGAAGCCACCGGAGAAGCTAATATTGGTAGCTTGTTGGATAAAATCAACCCACCGCTACTCGAAGATGCAGGCCTTGAGGATTGTGCACTTCATCCGGACTCCATACAAGAAGCCTTCCTGAAGGCGGCCACCGCTGTTCGCTCACATGTTTTCCACGATTCCGATGATGAATCAGAAGGAGACTGCATCGAAGATCCATGGCCTGGAAATGAATTTGGAGGTGACAGACTCGTCGGAATCACAACCGAGACTGATCCTCCGGGGGCTTGTGCTCCAAAGAAAGGCGGTGAATTGCCGGAGGTGATAGGAGACGAGGTGGTTATAGGCGAAAGAGAGGGTATGCCGGATAAGGTGGTGGAACCGGAGGTGCAGATGAGGCGGAGAAGTCATGTGTTGATGGATTGCGAGGATTGA
- the LOC111910274 gene encoding uncharacterized protein LOC111910274 isoform X2, translated as MYAVISDFRDSTSKNLQMEATGEANIGSLLDKINPPLLEDAGLEDCALHPDSIQEAFLKAATAVRSHVFHDSDDESEGDCIEDPWPGNEFGGDRLVGITTETDPPGACAPKKGGELPEVIGDEVVIGEREGMPDKVVEPEVQMRRRSHVLMDCED; from the exons ATGTATGCTGTGATTTCCGATTTTAG GGATTCAACTTCCAAGAATTTGCAAATGGAAGCCACCGGAGAAGCTAATATTGGTAGCTTGTTGGATAAAATCAACCCACCGCTACTCGAAGATGCAGGCCTTGAGGATTGTGCACTTCATCCGGACTCCATACAAGAAGCCTTCCTGAAGGCGGCCACCGCTGTTCGCTCACATGTTTTCCACGATTCCGATGATGAATCAGAAGGAGACTGCATCGAAGATCCATGGCCTGGAAATGAATTTGGAGGTGACAGACTCGTCGGAATCACAACCGAGACTGATCCTCCGGGGGCTTGTGCTCCAAAGAAAGGCGGTGAATTGCCGGAGGTGATAGGAGACGAGGTGGTTATAGGCGAAAGAGAGGGTATGCCGGATAAGGTGGTGGAACCGGAGGTGCAGATGAGGCGGAGAAGTCATGTGTTGATGGATTGCGAGGATTGA
- the LOC111910274 gene encoding uncharacterized protein LOC111910274 isoform X4: MEATGEANIGSLLDKINPPLLEDAGLEDCALHPDSIQEAFLKAATAVRSHVFHDSDDESEGDCIEDPWPGNEFGGDRLVGITTETDPPGACAPKKGGELPEVIGDEVVIGEREGMPDKVVEPEVQMRRRSHVLMDCED; encoded by the coding sequence ATGGAAGCCACCGGAGAAGCTAATATTGGTAGCTTGTTGGATAAAATCAACCCACCGCTACTCGAAGATGCAGGCCTTGAGGATTGTGCACTTCATCCGGACTCCATACAAGAAGCCTTCCTGAAGGCGGCCACCGCTGTTCGCTCACATGTTTTCCACGATTCCGATGATGAATCAGAAGGAGACTGCATCGAAGATCCATGGCCTGGAAATGAATTTGGAGGTGACAGACTCGTCGGAATCACAACCGAGACTGATCCTCCGGGGGCTTGTGCTCCAAAGAAAGGCGGTGAATTGCCGGAGGTGATAGGAGACGAGGTGGTTATAGGCGAAAGAGAGGGTATGCCGGATAAGGTGGTGGAACCGGAGGTGCAGATGAGGCGGAGAAGTCATGTGTTGATGGATTGCGAGGATTGA
- the LOC111910277 gene encoding glyoxylate/hydroxypyruvate/pyruvate reductase 2KGR, which produces MDAIGVLLTFPMSSYLEQELDKRFNLFRLWNFPQKNDFFKDNSGSIRAVVANVNVGANRELIDSLPALEIVSCYSVGLDKVDLRHCKQKGIRVTNTPDVLTDDAADLAIGLMLTTLRGISECDRYVRGGLWKKGDFKLTTKFSGKKVGIIGLGRIGTAIAKRAEAFNCPISYYSRSQKPESKYKYFPSVVELASDCDILVVACALTEETRHIINRQVIDALGPKGFLINIGRGPHIDEPELVSALVERRIAGAGLDVYENEPHVPEELFGLDNVVLVPHIGSGTVETRIVMADLVVGNLEAHFSNNPLLTPVV; this is translated from the exons ATGGACGCCATCGGTGTACTCCTCACCTTCCCCATGTCTTCTTACCTTGAACAGGAACTCGATAAGCGCTTCAATCTCTTCCGCCTCTGGAATTTCCCTCAGAAAAACGACTTCTTCAAGGACAACTCCGGTTCCATCCGAGCCGTAGTCGCAAATGTTAACGTCGGTGCCAACCGTGAATTAATTGATTCGTTGCCGGCTCTGGAGATTGTATCATGTTACAGTGTAGGGTTAGACAAGGTAGATTTGCGACATTGTAAGCAGAAAGGAATTAGGGTCACCAATACACCTGATGTATTGACTGACGACGCTGCTGATTTAGCGATTGGATTGATGCTGACGACCTTAAGAGGGATCAGTGAGTGCGATCGGTACGTTAGAGGTGGATTATGGAAGAAAGGTGACTTCAAATTGACTACTAAG TTCAGTGGCAAAAAGGTGGGAATCATAGGTCTAGGAAGAATAGGGACAGCAATTGCAAAGAGGGCTGAAGCATTCAACTGTCCAATAAGTTACTATTCCAGATCACAGAAACCAGAATCAAAATACAAATACTTCCCCAGTGTAGTTGAATTGGCTTCAGACTGTGACATCCTTGTTGTGGCGTGTGCACTAACCGAAGAAACTCGCCACATCATCAACCGCCAAGTCATCGATGCACTGGGTCCCAAGGGTTTTCTTATCAACATAGGGAGGGGCCCACACATAGACGAACCTGAACTGGTATCCGCCCTTGTCGAAAGGCGGATAGCAGGTGCAGGTCTTGATGTGTATGAGAATGAACCCCATGTTCCTGAGGAGTTGTTTGGGCTTGATAATGTAGTCCTGGTGCCACATATTGGGAGTGGCACTGTTGAGACACGAATAGTGATGGCTGATCTTGTTGTTGGAAACCTAGAGGCTCATTTTTCCAATAACCCATTGTTGACCCCAGTCGTTTGA
- the LOC111910276 gene encoding hydroxyphenylpyruvate reductase isoform X1, translating to MEAIGVLMTYPMSSYLEQELDKRFNLFRLWNLPQKNDFFKENSGSIRAVVGNANAGADRELIDSLPALEIVSNFSVGLDKVDLGHCKQKGIRVTNTPDVLTEDVADLAIGLMLATLRGICECDRYVRAGLWKKGDFKLTTKFSGKKVGIIGLGRIGTAIAKRAEAFNCPISYYSRSQKPETNYIYFPSVVELASHCDILVVACALTAETRHIINRQVIDALGPKGFLINIGRGPHIDEHELVSALVERRIAGAGLDVFEKEPHVPEELFGLDNVVLLPHVASGTVETRNAMADLVVGNLEAHFSKKPLLTPVV from the exons ATGGAAGCCATCGGTGTCCTCATGACCTACCCCATGTCTTCTTACCTCGAACAAGAACTCGATAAACGCTTCAATCTCTTCCGTTTGTGGAATCTCCCCCAGAAAAACGACTTCTTCAAGGAGAATTCCGGTTCAATCCGAGCAGTCGTCGGAAACGCCAACGCCGGTGCCGACCGAGAATTGATCGACTCGTTACCGGCTTTAGAGATTGTATCTAATTTCAGCGTGGGGTTAGACAAGGTGGATTTGGGGCATTGTAAGCAGAAAGGGATTAGGGTTACTAACACACCTGATGTGTTGACCGAGGATGTGGCTGACTTGGCGATTGGATTGATGCTGGCGACGCTGAGAGGGATTTGCGAGTGCGATCGTTATGTTAGGGCTGGATTGTGGAAGAAAGGCGACTTCAAATTGACTACCAAG TTCAGTGGCAAAAAGGTGGGAATCATAGGTCTAGGAAGAATAGGGACAGCAATTGCCAAGAGAGCTGAAGCATTCAACTGTCCAATAAGTTACTATTCCAGATCACAGAAACCAGAAACAAATTACATATACTTTCCCAGTGTAGTTGAATTGGCTTCTCATTGTGACATCCTTGTTGTGGCGTGTGCACTAACTGCAGAAACTCGCCACATCATCAACCGCCAAGTCATCGATGCACTGGGTCCCAAGGGGTTTCTCATCAACATTGGAAGGGGCCCACACATAGACGAACATGAACTGGTATCCGCCCTTGTTGAAAGGCGGATAGCAGGTGCAGGTCTTGATGTGTTTGAGAAGGAGCCCCATGTCCCTGAGGAGTTGTTTGGGCTTGATAATGTGGTTCTGTTGCCACATGTCGCGAGTGGAACTGTTGAGACACGAAACGCGATGGCTGATCTTGTTGTTGGAAACTTGGAGGCTCACTTTTCCAAGAAGCCATTGTTGACCCCTGTTGTTTGA